One genomic window of Stieleria sp. JC731 includes the following:
- a CDS encoding 2-isopropylmalate synthase, with amino-acid sequence MPGPDSTPDSATQQRHIRIFDTTLRDGEQSPGASMNLSEKLEVAHHLADLGVDIIEAGFPIASPGDFESVKQIAQTIRKSTICGLARCSEKDILRAADAIAPAEQGRIHVFLATSAIHREFKLRMTPDEIVHRAVEGVKLARSRCDDIEFSPEDACRTEHDFLCRVVEAAIDAGATTINVPDTVGYITPEEVFKIFEMLRNRVPNIDKAVLSTHCHDDLGMAVANSLAAVAAGAGQIECTINGIGERAGNAALEEVVMAMKTRSDFYNCTTRIDSTRLVPTSRLVSKVTGINVQRNKAIVGRNAFAHESGIHQDGMLKERSTYEIMSPEEVGFVKTDLVLGKHSGRAALADRAKTLGFHLEGDELQRVFEQFKVLADKKKEIYDGDIIALVQQQISTGNGQAWSLVDYEVTSSTGKTPRVKLTLSNGQEEKSAEVAEGDGPIDAAFWAVEQITGLELICKEFRVRSATLGRDAIGEVNLEVEHKGRLYRGVGVSTDSVESTILAMLNAINRIIAS; translated from the coding sequence ATGCCCGGGCCTGATTCGACGCCAGATTCAGCGACCCAGCAGCGTCATATTCGTATTTTCGACACGACGCTTCGCGACGGCGAGCAATCGCCGGGTGCGAGCATGAACCTGAGTGAAAAACTGGAAGTCGCGCACCACCTTGCCGATTTGGGCGTCGACATCATCGAAGCCGGATTTCCGATCGCATCGCCGGGGGATTTCGAATCGGTCAAACAGATCGCTCAGACGATTCGCAAATCAACGATCTGTGGCTTAGCACGCTGTAGCGAAAAAGACATTCTGCGTGCTGCCGATGCCATCGCGCCAGCCGAACAAGGCCGAATCCACGTGTTCTTGGCCACCAGCGCGATTCACCGTGAATTCAAATTACGAATGACCCCGGACGAAATCGTCCACCGCGCTGTCGAAGGCGTCAAACTTGCTCGCAGCCGCTGCGATGACATTGAATTTTCTCCCGAGGACGCTTGCCGCACCGAACACGACTTTTTGTGCCGAGTGGTGGAAGCGGCGATTGATGCGGGTGCAACAACGATCAACGTCCCCGACACCGTCGGCTACATCACTCCGGAAGAAGTTTTCAAGATCTTCGAAATGCTTCGCAACCGTGTCCCTAATATCGACAAAGCGGTGCTCAGCACGCACTGCCACGATGACCTGGGAATGGCGGTAGCCAACAGTTTGGCTGCGGTTGCGGCCGGGGCCGGCCAGATCGAATGCACCATCAACGGAATCGGAGAACGGGCCGGGAACGCGGCATTGGAAGAAGTCGTGATGGCGATGAAAACTCGTAGCGATTTCTACAACTGCACCACACGAATCGATTCGACGCGCTTGGTCCCAACCAGCCGATTGGTTAGCAAAGTCACCGGCATCAACGTACAGCGGAATAAAGCGATCGTTGGCCGCAATGCGTTCGCCCATGAATCCGGTATTCACCAAGACGGAATGCTGAAAGAGCGAAGCACCTACGAAATCATGTCACCCGAAGAAGTCGGCTTCGTTAAGACGGACTTGGTTTTGGGCAAGCACAGCGGCCGAGCAGCATTGGCGGATCGCGCCAAGACACTGGGCTTTCACTTGGAAGGCGACGAATTGCAACGTGTATTCGAGCAATTCAAAGTCTTGGCGGACAAGAAGAAGGAAATCTACGATGGCGACATCATCGCCTTGGTCCAACAACAGATCAGCACCGGAAATGGCCAAGCATGGTCTTTGGTGGACTATGAGGTGACGAGCTCGACTGGCAAGACGCCACGCGTGAAGCTGACGCTTTCCAACGGGCAGGAAGAAAAGTCCGCCGAAGTCGCCGAGGGTGACGGACCGATCGACGCTGCGTTCTGGGCAGTCGAACAGATCACCGGCCTGGAACTGATTTGCAAAGAGTTCCGCGTACGCAGCGCGACGTTAGGCCGCGACGCGATCGGTGAAGTCAACCTTGAAGTCGAACACAAAGGCCGACTTTATCGCGGCGTCGGTGTCAGTACCGACAGCGTCGAAAGCACCATCCTGGCGATGCTGAACGCGATCAACCGCATCATCGCATCGTAA
- a CDS encoding EscU/YscU/HrcU family type III secretion system export apparatus switch protein, which produces MSGKIHPPTPKKRQEAREQGRGPRSNELVSAATLLSATGLMSLIAPQLVRFLATTLEDTFNRPPELSIESGLVYSRIARLVLASGVVLLPLLIGLLLIGIASGLMQSKGKPAFAKLVPSFGRLSPAKRAASMLGMQAMLRTVVSTLKLIAILCVVVIFLRNSTPVIAGLGQLPIAIAGAKVFELLIGCAAWLGTTVMLFAIVDYAISWWQFERDLMMTDQELREEIRNSQRTMVPNAGVSNAARTTEISGVT; this is translated from the coding sequence ATGAGCGGGAAGATCCATCCACCGACCCCAAAGAAACGCCAAGAAGCAAGAGAGCAGGGCAGGGGACCACGAAGCAACGAACTTGTGTCGGCAGCAACGCTGTTAAGTGCAACGGGCCTGATGTCGTTGATCGCACCTCAGTTGGTTCGGTTCTTAGCAACAACGCTTGAAGACACATTCAACCGCCCACCTGAACTTTCGATCGAAAGTGGTCTCGTCTACAGCCGCATCGCCAGACTGGTTTTGGCAAGCGGCGTGGTACTGCTTCCGCTGCTGATCGGCTTGCTATTGATTGGAATCGCTAGCGGTCTGATGCAATCCAAAGGCAAGCCCGCCTTTGCCAAGTTGGTTCCATCGTTTGGCCGACTGTCACCGGCCAAACGAGCTGCATCAATGCTGGGAATGCAAGCGATGCTACGGACGGTCGTCTCGACGCTAAAGCTGATCGCGATCCTTTGCGTCGTCGTGATCTTCTTGCGGAATTCGACTCCTGTTATTGCCGGGCTAGGACAACTGCCAATTGCCATTGCCGGTGCCAAAGTTTTTGAGCTGCTGATCGGCTGCGCCGCATGGCTCGGAACGACGGTGATGCTATTCGCGATTGTGGACTACGCGATTTCTTGGTGGCAATTTGAACGGGACTTGATGATGACCGACCAGGAACTGCGTGAGGAAATCCGGAACTCACAACGCACAATGGTCCCCAACGCGGGAGTTTCAAATGCGGCGCGAACCACCGAGATCAGCGGCGTGACTTAG
- a CDS encoding flagellar biosynthetic protein FliR, with amino-acid sequence MFDQLLQFIPADALAALPLVIAMIALRLTGLILAMPGLCFGIPIRMRIALIALMTFVLAPSVLRTISYQYIDVPSNVSDIGIDELANWLVAGSRELILGIVIGGIAQLLISGMQLAGELISSSTGMQLAAVADPSTGTTVPQFSKLIGMMVTCLFLASGGHRILVNALLDSFQQVPPMATYENNQLFGLLIEQLTIGFRSGLRVAAPLLACIVLSNVVVALISRAIPGLNVIAVGININLLAALVITGLTIGSAGLIFESELTESIARLGTTVAR; translated from the coding sequence ATGTTTGATCAATTGCTGCAGTTCATTCCTGCCGATGCATTGGCGGCTTTGCCACTGGTCATCGCGATGATCGCGCTGCGTCTAACGGGACTGATCTTGGCGATGCCGGGCCTTTGCTTTGGCATCCCGATCCGAATGCGAATCGCATTGATCGCCCTGATGACTTTCGTCCTCGCACCTTCGGTCCTAAGGACGATTAGTTATCAGTACATCGATGTTCCCAGCAACGTTTCGGATATCGGAATCGACGAACTGGCCAATTGGCTTGTCGCCGGATCGCGAGAGCTGATTCTTGGAATCGTCATCGGCGGCATCGCTCAACTGTTGATCAGCGGAATGCAATTGGCGGGCGAGTTGATTTCCAGCAGCACCGGCATGCAACTCGCTGCGGTCGCAGACCCTTCAACGGGAACCACGGTACCGCAATTTTCGAAGTTGATCGGCATGATGGTCACCTGCCTATTTCTCGCTTCGGGCGGTCACAGGATTTTGGTCAACGCGCTGCTGGACAGCTTTCAACAAGTTCCCCCGATGGCGACTTATGAAAACAACCAGCTATTCGGCTTGCTTATCGAACAACTAACGATTGGGTTTCGATCCGGACTGCGCGTGGCCGCACCGCTGCTGGCCTGCATCGTGTTATCCAATGTTGTGGTCGCTTTGATCAGCCGTGCCATCCCAGGCCTGAATGTGATCGCCGTCGGAATCAACATTAATCTTCTGGCAGCTCTCGTGATCACAGGGCTGACGATCGGTTCGGCGGGATTGATCTTCGAATCTGAATTGACCGAGTCGATCGCGCGATTGGGGACGACGGTAGCGAGATGA
- a CDS encoding flagellar biosynthetic protein FliQ has translation MDPSQAIDLCRQALFLAALLAAPVLLAGAVTGLISGLIQTLFQVQDQSISFVPKLIVSSLVLLACLPWMFSRMMEFAGTLFATGGI, from the coding sequence ATGGACCCCAGCCAAGCAATCGATCTTTGCCGCCAAGCATTGTTCCTGGCCGCGTTATTGGCAGCGCCGGTGTTGCTCGCAGGCGCAGTGACAGGTCTGATCAGCGGATTGATCCAAACGTTGTTCCAGGTCCAAGACCAATCGATTTCGTTTGTTCCGAAACTGATTGTTTCCAGCTTGGTGTTGTTAGCATGCCTGCCATGGATGTTCTCAAGAATGATGGAATTCGCAGGCACGCTGTTCGCGACCGGCGGGATTTAG
- the fliP gene encoding flagellar type III secretion system pore protein FliP (The bacterial flagellar biogenesis protein FliP forms a type III secretion system (T3SS)-type pore required for flagellar assembly.): MVTRPTMSLSSEALQTIAGGPESWVSPENARGSLQTMLLLSVVSLAPAILLMTTCYVRIVVVLSLLRQAIGLQALPPTQVLTSISLFMTMLVMTPVWTEVYEKAIRPYSDPDSGMTLADAYEAGTLPMREFMAKQITSAKNVEDVFLFYRHAFPEGPRPSSYADIPMRVMLPAFVISELKVAFLMGFSIYLPFLVIDLVVASVTMSMGMFMLPPAMISLPLKLLLFVLVDGWHQVAGMLLASFAK, from the coding sequence ATCGTGACGCGACCGACAATGTCGCTCTCATCCGAAGCTCTGCAAACCATCGCCGGCGGCCCGGAATCTTGGGTGAGCCCTGAAAATGCCCGCGGCAGTCTGCAAACGATGCTGCTGCTTTCGGTTGTCAGCTTGGCGCCTGCGATTTTGCTAATGACGACTTGTTATGTTCGCATCGTCGTTGTGCTTTCCTTGCTTCGGCAAGCCATCGGCCTCCAAGCCTTGCCTCCAACACAAGTGCTGACCAGCATTTCGCTGTTCATGACAATGTTGGTCATGACGCCTGTCTGGACCGAAGTTTACGAAAAAGCGATTCGGCCCTACAGCGATCCCGATTCCGGAATGACCCTTGCCGACGCGTACGAGGCTGGGACATTGCCGATGCGCGAGTTCATGGCGAAACAGATCACATCGGCAAAGAACGTCGAAGATGTCTTCCTGTTCTATCGCCATGCATTTCCTGAAGGACCGCGACCGAGTTCCTATGCCGACATCCCGATGCGAGTGATGCTGCCGGCCTTTGTGATCAGTGAACTGAAAGTCGCCTTCCTAATGGGCTTTTCGATTTACCTTCCGTTCTTGGTTATCGACCTGGTCGTTGCCAGCGTCACGATGTCGATGGGCATGTTCATGTTGCCACCGGCAATGATTTCGCTACCTCTGAAACTACTGCTGTTCGTTCTCGTTGACGGTTGGCACCAAGTGGCCGGAATGCTACTGGCAAGTTTCGCGAAATAA